Part of the Henckelia pumila isolate YLH828 chromosome 2, ASM3356847v2, whole genome shotgun sequence genome is shown below.
tatgtttgttactttgcgatttcagtcttttatatttttaaatttcagttttagtccgctatatttttttttggcaattttagtccttttttcgaTGTGGCGCTGACATGGCACCAATTCAATGCTGATTTGGAGTTGACGTGTACaatgccacgtaagcatttgcgaataaaaaagaccgaaattgccaaaaatcggaacatgcaggactaaaactgaaatatgaaaacatagaggaccaaaatcgcaaagtgacaaacatacaagaccaaATTTACAGTTTTCCCtaacttaaaattatttttactttATTACCATATGTAGTGTATTCACACAGAAATTTAATATATCTATGTATGTTTCGCGTTCCAAAAGGACAATAATTACGCCAAATGATGTATCTTACTTTAGTGTTAAAGTCGATCAATTTATTAAATACCAACCTATATCTACtgcaataattaattaatctagtTATAATCCCacaaataaatacaaaaaaataaccaaaatagAAAATTTCAATAAACCTTCAGACTTTACATAATAATTAAGTATTTGCATACTAAAACAATCATATTCAAAATGTCAAGATGATTAATTatcaataattttattaaaattcttGTTTGACAAatctaaattttaatataaattgatctttactatatatatgtgtgtgtgtgtgtgtaacaGGGAAACTATTATTGAATGAAAACAACCAAAGTGATGAAACAATTGTGCAAGCACGTTATGTTTACACAAAATCATTGGTACTATGTATTATTACTATCAACAGGAGAGGCAGAAATATAAATCTTAtagttgaaaattattcaaaCATATGATTTCTCTTGAGCCAAaatttgatgtaaaattatttgaaaaacatgAATTTTAATCTCTTTCTTTCAATAAATTTATTTCACTGTTATGGCTTGAtggattttgttattattttggaGTGGCAAACTTTTTATACAATGGAAGAGAATCTTCTGAATTGCAATGTCTTCCCACATGAATATGAAATAGCGAAATAATTTCTTCTAAGGGGGTgttcaagttggtggagtaggtaaACTCTTGGTCAGAGGTCAGAAGTTTGATTTTCCCTGccaacaccttcttggactagcctgtcGCACAGGGTTTGCCCAGTGTGGTTTATCTGACTAGCGTAGTTTGTAGgatattgcgttagtccggggGTTTACTCAGAGCACACCAAAAGGTAGCGGCTGCTGGTTTCCACGTCAAAAAAAAGTGAAATAATTACCCCCTCAATGTGGACCGCGAATGGATAACTATAGCTGTATTAATGAAAAAATGTCATTTGTGTGAATCATCAGAGGTTGGATTTGGATGTCTCCTAAAATATTCAACCATATATGTCAAGTTTCCTAAAATTAGCCCTTGGACAAATTGTTTAGctagaaaataaaattatttttccaaGCCCAACACAAAGAAGAAATCGGAGCCCAGGCCTTAAAACTTAAAGCCTTCTTATCTTCGGCCCATCAAAGAAATCCAAGTCCAGCAAGGAAAGAGACGGCAGAATCAGAAGTTGAAATTTATTTCAAAGTGTCTTGACCAAGTCAAAATCAGTTAATGAGAAATGGTGATACGTGGCCCATGATGAGGAATAATGGAGAGAAAGTTGCATACTGGCTCCAAACAAAAAACATCGGCAGAAGTAGGAGGGAGGTCTCTCGCAAAAATTATCAAcaaaacagctccaaaagatTTGTATTCTCAGCAATATTTCTACATTTTATCATCTTCATATTTTAGCAGTTATCTAGAAATTTTAGTGCAcatatttagtttatttttgcTGAGTTCCTTGAACTATCCAGCATCATTTTGTTTACGTTTTTATGGCCTTCAAGtgtcattttgaattttcagtagcAAGGATTATGAATTCAATTGCTATTAATAATTCCTTTTCTACATTGCTTTCGTTCCTTAGCATATAATTGGTGGAACTGAGACCGACGATGAAGCCGGGGCACATTTCGCTTGATTTTAGAAGTTAGATTacatctttatttttatttttcatattttggcACGTGAGTGCCTAACACGCCCGCAATACGCCCGCTCGAGCTATTTTGTGTTCAAACATAATTTTGGCACGTCCGGTGGGACCATGCCACCAAGGAACCGTAGAGATCACGAGAAAGGCGACGACAAGTCATCGCACGAGGATGGTGCTGGAGGCTCCGTTCCACATGTTGATGGTGCTGAAATTGTTGTTCATGCGGAGGATGAACAAGTTGAAAAACCACCACAAACTGGTGAAAGTGGAAGACATAGTGAGATTCCAGAAATGGTGTTGGTTCCTTCTGAATACTTTGATCCCATGATTTCAAAAAAGTTTAAAGACATGGATATGATGGTTGCTAGCACCATGGAACGACTGGAGGAGGCACATAGACTTGTGATTTCGGCCATGGGCTTCATGCGAGGTGAGATTAGCAAAATCATGTCTAGCGGAGAATCTGTTGCTAAAGTCACCGTATCGCAGGAACAGACAGTTAACCCAAACAAAATTGCTGAGGAAAGTAATAAACCTAATTTAGATGGAGGATCCAGTGGAGGTTCCCCGGCAGGTGATTTTCGCCGCCTTGGACACTTTGGTTTTGTTCCTCAGAGTGAAAGGTACACTCCTTCTCACAAAAGAGAAGAGGAACAATGGGGAAGGGTTCCACCAAACCAGAAAGTCAGTGGCAAAGGACCTATCATTCAAAGTTTTGCAGTCACTAACCCGAGAGCACAACCTGTCTTTTATGAGGAACCATTTGCTCTCCCATATCCCATGCTGAACACTCAGGGGGCAACCACTTATCATCATCCCTTGACTGGACCAGCACCAGTGGATCAGGAACTACTGAGAGAAATGGTACAGGACCTGTATGGACCAGGAATTAGGCCGATGACTAGGCCTGAGTTCCACAAACCTTATTCGGATATTATTGACATTAATAATCCTTATCCTAAGGGTTCTAAGGTTCTTCATTTCTCATTGTTCTCGGGAGATGACGACCAATCTTCTACGGAACATGTGGCATGGTTCACAATATGGTGTGGAACATTGGCTAATTATGAGAACCTTGCATTCTTCAAGATGAGATTGTTCCCAAATACTCTAACGGGGACAGCATTCACTTGGTATACTCAGCTACCGAGGAACTCTGTTTTTACTTGGCAAGAATAGGATAAATTCATACTCAGTTCTACCAAACTGAATCGGAAACTAGTATTGCTGATTTGTCCAGGTTAACTCAAAAATTGGGGGAAAATGCTTGATTGTTCATTGAGAGATTCAAAAAGTTAAAGAGCCGTTGTAAGTGTTTCTTCCAAAGCCGAAATTCGTCAAGTTAGCTCAAAGAGGATTGGACTTTGAGTTAATAAAGAAATTCCAGGGAACTGAATTTCATGATTTTTATGAGATGGCTGCAAAGTTGGCAGAATATGAGGAACTCTTGCAGGAGGAATCAAGGAGAAAGAAGATGACTGTTGGTTGCTATTATCAGGATGTGGAGGGAGTGGCATTAGCAGAAGTTGGCAAAGCTGGTTCTTTTGTATGTCCGTCTCTAAAACGCAAAGCTGGTGAACCCGTGAAAATAAGTTCATCAACGATGCAAGGTCAGAGTACTACGAAGTATACCTTTGATGTGTCCAAGACAAAGGAGATTTTTGATTTTCTTGTCAAGGAAAAATTTGTCACATTTCCTCCAGATCATCAAGTGCTGAAGAATGAGGAATGGAAAGGGAAAGAGTACTGTAAGTATCATAATTCTTTTAATCATACTACTAATTCCTGTTGGGCATTTGAAAATATAATCTAGGATAGAATCAATAATGGAGTATTGAAGTTCTCGGAGAAAAAAGAAACCATGTTGATTGACGAGGATCCTTTTCCTCCTGTGGCCCAAGTGAATGTTAGCACTACAGATATGAGGAGTATCATTACTCGAAGGACGGAAATTCAACTTGAAAGGGAAATGGGTCCTAATAAGGCGATGAAAAGGTGTTGGGTTCCTAAGAACATGATATTTGAGATCAAAGAGGAGGACTGCGGGGATAGAACTACTCAGTACACTTGGAGAAACAGGAACAAAACCCATGATCATACAGAAAAACCATGGCCCCAGGGCCAGGGAAGTCTTTCCAGGGGTGGAGGAAAATACACTCGGGGGGGAATAAAATAGTACCTCGACAAGCTAAAGTGGTCCAACAAGCTCATAGATCAACGGTCTGGAAGGTGAACCGTATGCAGAAAATTCAGACCGAGGAACAATCAAAACATAGATTTTTGGTTCCTCATAATGTGCAATCTGATGGTCAATGTCATTTGGTGCATCATAAGAAGTTCCCATTACCACTCACACGAACTCAAAAGAGGAGACTGTTAAGGGAAAGAGCAATGGAACATAGAGCAAACAATGATGAACCAAGGCCAAGAAAGAACAAGTTTGGTCGAAAAGCAACTGAGGATGCAGACTTTGATGATGATGATCTGTTGTCCGAGAAAGAACCAGTTACCAAGAATCAAGTCAGTTTCTAAGTAGGCAAGTTCACTATATCAGTGGATTGTGCCACTGGATTCGTAATTATACCAGATATGTTCAAGTCTATGGAAGAAGCTACCAGTACAGGGGAACCATGCAGGATGATGCTAAAGAAGATGGTTCTGGAGAACAAGGCAGTGGTGTGAGCATAAAAGGTGAGGAACCACATAAGCCCAAGAGATTGGTGATAGAGAAACCTGCCATTGAAATGACCAAACATATTAGGCCCTTATAAATTAAAGCACATGTGAATGGTCACTACAACAAATTTGGGATTTAACAACATCCAATAGACAACGGTTTCCTCTTtcatttaacaacggttttattaaaaaccgttgttgttgtcCGTTTTTGGTTAAAAACGACAACGATTTCTAAAAAACCGATGTCGTATGTATGTCAAAGACAAAGAATTATAAAattgttgtctatgagcgggtttttttgAGATACCACAACGGTTTTTTGAGACGCGACAacagttttttaaaaccgttgtcgtatctcaaaaaaacccgctcatagaaacggttttaaaaaaccgttgtcttttatcctactttattattattattactattattattttaaaaaaataaatttgacgCATCTCAGTATTCCATTTTATTTCCCATCTATCATCTTCATCGTTGCGTCTGTCTCCACTGAtttcttccattttttcaaCCAAAAACGCCACCTTTGACCGGAAATATCTCCGTTGTCCGTACATGAAATTTATATTTGAGAGTAGATTTGGAAAGCACTCAGAAAGGGCTATCTTTTACTACCAATTTTACACCCTTTAATCTCCATACTCATCGACCCTATTTTTTTCAGTCGTGCGATTCTATCCATTGACATCGTCGACTGGATATCAGCCTTGGAGCAAGGTTATTTAGTAGTTGGGAACTCGATTTTGAAGAGTGAGGTATGTTTAAAAAATTAGGGTTTTGAAATTTGAGGTTTTTGGTTCATTTGAATTTATATTCGATTTTGAAATTAAGGTTTCTTTGACACAAGAATTTTCTGGTGTTAACTTTAATTCTCAATTCATATTGCCTATCTCGAGAGTGCTTTGATATGTGGCGCTTCAAAATCCGATGGCATATCCAATCGAAGAAGAATCTGTAGTGCTTAAAAATCCGATGGCATATGCAATCGAGGAAGAATGAAAACTGTTACGTACCTTCCTTATTATCAGATAAATGTACCGAAGAATCTTATAAATTTAAGTTAAATATATTAACAATTTTCGTGCATAGTGTATAGATAAACACATGAggtgataattcaaattttattcCCTTCCTAATACATTAGTTTGTCTTTTTTATTGTTCAAGAAATATATATTCTAGATTTCAATACTTGTTTcaagttaattttatttttttaattcttaCATTTTTTATAAACACCGATGCTTTGATTTTTACAACATAATTAAGGTCATGTATAAATCGATTAATCAAGAACATATTTGTTGTGCATGTGAATACTAATCTATATTATTAATAAGGTTACATAATAATTAACAATCATGTTCTTGAGCGATTTTATAGCATAGCTTTGCATGTCCAATACGGTTTACCTGCTTATATTTTCACTACAAAGATTGTGCTTCAATTCTCTGTATTAGTCAATTTAATGTATAGTTTTTTAAATCATATCCACTcagaatttggaaatttttaaTATCTAGTTATAATTTATTCTTAGTTTCTTCCTTGTAATCCAATTGTTCTACCTCCATACCCAACGACAGTGTAGAACAAGGTTTCTAATTTGGCCGAGTCTTAAGTAGGttgaattttcaaatttggCAAAGTTACTGCCCAAGAACAAATTAAAACTCGGGAAAATAGCAAAATTGGTTCTATAATTTGGTATAATTTTATTCTTGTTTGACAACGATATAATTTCAAGAGTTTGTTTGCAATAAGTTGGCTTTTTGGAATGATTTCAGTACTTCTCCATGTAATTGCAGCGTATTATTTTAATGCATCCATTTTATGTGCAAGAGGTACTTGCAGAATAGTTGTCGTTATTGTCAATGTGGTGTATTTATTTGTAGATTTTTCTTTGTAATAgtgtattttaattaaaaatgatCTATGTAAAGAATTATAATACCCTCTgtagatatttttttttggaaaacactGAAATTTGTTCCCTTTAAACCAGTTTTGAGTGAGTGTTAGGTGTTGTAACATCAAGGAATCATGCATAAACACaatttaatttgttatttgttAAGTTACAAGGATTTTAGGAGCTCTTATATGCTGGTTTGGTATGTAGTTATCTAATTTAAAATGCCCCTGCCCCTGCCCTGCATTTTTtcccatttttttttcatatatcaTAGTTCAATTTTTTCTTGATGACACCATCTGTGATAATTTATTCTTAGTTGTATCTGTAATGGTTtgctttatttcttttttcaAACGCAATAGTAATCTGGAAAATATCAGGGTTTCCTCTTCTTGTGTTCAATTATAGAGGTTTAAACACATTAGCCAGCGCATGAACTCGTCGAGCTGACTTGACCACATGAGCCTGATCAAGCTTTAAATTTTTCTAGCTCTAGCTTTCATGTTCGGGCTTTCTGATGAGCTTGATCTTAACTGGTTAAATCTCGTGCGTCCAACCGATCATGAATCTAAGCTCGTCCGACCCAATGAAAAAAGTTGGTCAGCACGACCATTTTTCTGTTGTGGCATTTATGCATCCATACTTCCAGTTACAAAGTAATTAATTCATATCAAATGAAAACTGGGATTCCTTTCTTCCATCTTCTTCAATGAGGACACCTGCTTGTCGACAAAATGAATCCTCTGGTTTTTCTCTTTTCAGGTACCCTTCAACACGTACACTTTGTGGTTTTTCTGTAAGATTCTGTGTTTTTTCCACCCATATGTTCTTGGTCATTTACGAATGCTTTGTATGTTTTATTTTCTAATGATTCTTTTCTTTGGACCTTTAATTTGTTTCGTTTTAAATGCTCTCTAAACATCATTGCAGAAGATCTGTTCATGGAGTTTTGTCGTTGGATTTGAAGAAGAAAACAAAGTGACTTAAAAAATGTGATTAACCCGAATAATGCCAACCCCTTCCCGATTGTTTCTGGAAATATCCATCCTCATAACTCTGTTGCATTAGTATTAGCGCACTCTAATTGGGTGATGTGCTCCGGCATTGTCGCGATGAGGCATCAAAGTGACATGATATCGATAACAGATTTCGAAGGAGTGGGCGATGAGTGGACGTCCAACACAAACTCATCCAAGGAGGAGATATATAGAATCAAGAATTTGAGGGGAAGAGGTGGGACTTTTCTTTACATTCCTCGTGGTGGTATCTCACGGGACCTTTTTAATCTCACCAGTCGTATTACTCTCTACTTGGCTAGAGGTGCTGTCATCAAAGCTACCCCGGTACGTACGTTATAATTCTACCTTTTAAGAATTAATTAATGTCAAATTCTATGTATAAATGGTACTGATGATGCTTCCTTTTGTTATCAGATCAGATGTCTAATATTGGTAGTTAAAGTCTTTGATCTTTGTAATTCTTCGATTCACAGATCACTTCGTCTAATTTGTGTGCCTCATCTTCTCTTGCATAATAATTTAGTGATACCAGCTATTTGGAAGTGTGACTGAATTAATGTATAAGAACCAAATACTATGAAGATAAAATTAGTTGAATTGTTTATAAAGAACTTCTTTGGTTGGGGCCAACCTTTGCGTGGAATATCATTGGGCTGTTTTAGGCCCTTGATGCTCCTAACATAAGTGTTTATTGTCTAACAAGATTCGGTATCAACTGTCTAATCCGAATTCTTGTTTCAGTCTTTTGCTGGTGTGCTGACCGTTCAGATGATTTGCCTTTTATGGAGTAAGATTTTCGTAGGCTTTGTGCTCAACAAATTATTTTCTGAACCATGGCAATCCAATATTTCATCAACACTTGTTTTCTTGCAAGATATGTCTTCAATTCCAAAAGAAAAGGTGATATCCAGCACATGCTCTTCTCTAGCTACTTAAAATTTGTCTTGATCATTTGTAGATTTTTTAGTGCATCTAACCATTTTTTATCATGCAGATTATTCAAGTCAACCTCACTAACCAGAACCCTGCAAATCCATTGGAAGTgaatatatataacatttttgTTAGGTATGTGAATATGTTTATGAAAAGTTATAAAGTATAATGGGTACCATCAATCTTTATATTCAAGGAAATTTCAATTAAGATTTCCAATTACAATCAGTACTTTTCATTTAATGTTTTGGATATCTCTTAATCTTTGCTTGATAGTTGTCTTCTACTTGTATCAGGTTGGAACGGAAAACATTGAAAAAGAAACGAGTTATAGGAAAAAAGATTGTTGAAGGGTTTTCCAAGTTTATCGAGATTAatgtataaatttattttctagTGTTCATTGAattagaattcgattatttttaattttgaatgatttataatgtttaaaaaagtatatatattttaatttaatttttgaattttttaatttcgagtgattataatattaaattagtgtttttaaatttttttttacatcttaaaaaagacaacggtttttcaccgttgtctTTGCTCAAATAAAACTGTTGTAAAAAACCTCGTTATTAAAAAATATGCTCAAAGATAAcggtttaaaaccgttgtcgtaagtcTCAAAAGATGACGGATTTAAACTGTTGCAAAACTGTTGTCGTAAGTTCCAAAAGACAACAGATTTAAACTGTTGCAGAAATGTTGTGccttcaaagacaacggatataaaccgttgtcgtagggtgTACTTTCGACAACACCAAAAAATACAACGGTTTTTGAACCCATAAGACAACggattatatccgttgtcgtttactttttttcttgtagtgggtCAACCAATCTCAAGGGTACTTATTGATAATGGTTCTGCGGTAAAAATATACCGTTGAGATTATTCAAGAACCTTGGGAAAGAGGAAACAAATCTCATTCCAACAGAAGTTTCAATAACAACATTCACCGGGGAAGCCACCAAAACTATTGGCATGTTCCCTGCAGATGTCTTGGTGGGAAGCAAGACTTCTATATCAGCATTTTTCGTGGTGAACTCTTCTGCCAATTTCCAGGCTTTATTGGGCCGGGCCTGGATACATGCCAATCATTGCATACCATCGTCAATGCACCAGTTCCTGATGTTCTGGATAGGACATGATGTGGAGATTGTACAAGAATATTCTCAACCTTTCCAAACCAATTCCAGTGTGGTTGAATCCAGGTACTGCAATGGTGATTTTGGTCCAATTAAACTCCATGGACAAAAGAAGGATGGACATCCCAAGGCAGTATACATGGAAACATTGGGAACCAATGAAATGCTTGGAAGGATTCTAAAAACTACTGTCATCGCGCCTCCCCGATCGATGATCCATCCACTCATCGAAGGTGTTGATGATTGAGTTCCATAAAGTATAATTGGAGGCAGCTGCAGCCTCCATTAAGAAAGCACAAGTGCAGCGGGTAGTAGATTTAATAAGAGGAAATCTACTGTGGGAAGTGAATGGTTCTGAGATAATTTACGAGGAGGAACCTGATCTTTCTGAAGAATTACAGTTGGAGGATCTCGCATTAGCACCATCACAGTTGGAGGACCACCAACCTCAAGTTCAAGATCCATTAGAGGAAATGAACTTGGGAGATTTGGATAATCCAAAGCCTGTGTATATCAGCTCCTTGCTAGATGATGAATTCAAAGTCAAATTGAAAGAATTGTTGACAGATTTCAAGGATTGCTTTGCTTGGAGTTATGAAGACATGCCTGATTTGGATCGAAAATTGGTGGAACATCGTCTTCCCATCAAAGATGAGTTCAAACCATACAAACAAATAAGAAGACGAAGCAAAAGTGAAAGAAGAAATAGAGAAGTTGTTAAAAGCAAGGTTCATTAGACCAATCAGATATTCAAAATGGCTGTCCAATGTGGTTCCTGTGgtgaagaaaaataagaaattaaagGTATGCATTGATTTCAGGGATCTCAATCGAGCCACTCCCAAGGATGTTTATGTGATGCCCATAGCCGATATGCTTGTAGATTCAGTGGCCAATAATGAACTCTTGTCGTTTATGGATGGCTATTCCGGGTACAACCAAATAAATATTGATGAAAGAGACATAAGAAACTTCTCGAATCGGAGGCAGAAATTTAGTTCCCCACACAACATTAAGTTTGGCAGTGGCCAAGGAGAAGTGCCGGTCAACCAGCTCATCCCAAGTACTTTCATTCAGCAGGTGGGGAAAAAAGAATCGTTCCTCAGTAACTGTGGGAGGAAAACCAAACTGGTGGGCCACAATTAAAGGGTTTTATATCTCAAAAGGAAGTACGACATTGTCACTGGAAAAATCCCCTCTACtaaccaaaaatttgaaatgaagACAAGCTGTTCTTATTTCATTCACCAGTTGGAGGAAAGATTTCTTTTGATATGCCATGAAACGGGAGACCCATGGGTAGTCCACTATATTGAGATGAACCGGCAAATAGCAGCAGCGCCCCTCCCCAAGCGTGTGAAAAAAGGTCAGTAGAAAGTCTTTGGAGACTGTGGTTATACAGTAAGCTAAGGCTTGACTGTCTGATGGGCCGATGCTACTAAAAGGGAGATTCCTAATGTCGGGAAAGTAAGATAAAAGCCACAACTCGAGGAACCAACACACACCTTGAAGCTTCCGAAAAGGAGTATGAAGTACACTTTTATTTAACCCACGGTAAAGAGATCCCACTTCGATACAAGCTagctcagaaaaaaaaaaacaaaatagaatagttctattttttttccattttactTATCATTAAAAAAACCGCGAACCGACCGCAACCGCTTAAAACCTAAAAAAACCGCAAAAatgattttacatataaaaccacaactaaaaaaataaaatataaccgAATCGCAATTGACAATTCGGTTTGAATTTCTTACAAAAAACCGCTTAATCACATCGTGATCAACCCTAATTTTGAGGACAAATTTGATAAAGATATTTTCCCAAGACCATTTAAAAAAAAGCCCATCCCAAAACGTGGGCAGAAACTCTTCGATACA
Proteins encoded:
- the LOC140879239 gene encoding uncharacterized protein — its product is MCSGIVAMRHQSDMISITDFEGVGDEWTSNTNSSKEEIYRIKNLRGRGGTFLYIPRGGISRDLFNLTSRITLYLARGAVIKATPSFAGVLTVQMICLLWSKIFVGFVLNKLFSEPWQSNISSTLVFLQDMSSIPKEKIIQVNLTNQNPANPLEVNIYNIFVSGSTNLKGTY